In Mastomys coucha isolate ucsf_1 unplaced genomic scaffold, UCSF_Mcou_1 pScaffold9, whole genome shotgun sequence, the genomic window CTTCTccttgcactctctctctctctctctctctgaaattgatgtcttcttttcctttgttagtgttacatctatcaatctatcatttatctatctattatatatgtatacatatataactacCTGCTGAATCTGTTTAGTGTTGTGTTATGTACACAATTTCAGCTCTGGTCACTTGGTATTATATTACTAATTAGTGGggtcatccctggggaagaccatttctcccCTACTTCAGCATTCATTActtgcctgtatttctttgtctaggggtggggCCCCATGAGATTTCCCATTCCATATTAGCATGCTTATTGGAGTTGTTCTTCAGGTCTTGCTTAGGCAGCCACGTTGTTGCAACATCTTGTCATTTCTcggtcatttctaggagacacagtttCACAGCAGAcatcctgatcctctggctcttagagtcaCCCCTCGCCCACAAAGTGCcagagttgtgttgtagatattTTGGTTGTGGCTGGGCACCTCATGacctctctgcattttgaccagttgtggttttgtgtgttggtctccatctgttgcaggCAAACTTTGATGAAAATTGAGAGTTACATTTATCAGGCAAAGCCATTTTGAGAGCTAGCCTGTGAGTATGGAGATAGCAGTGGGGGTTAATcccaagaaagagagaagaaaagaaagaaagaaagaaagaaagaaagaaagaaagaaggaaggaaagagagagagagaaaggaaggaaggaaggaagaaaggaagaaagaaggagggaggagggcaggggaggggagaaagaaagaaaaaagaaagagaaaaagaagaaaacaaacgaACAATCCATGCCTACACTGTACAATCTacctttaataattaattattagaGGAGATTTAATCTCTAATATCAGGAGAGCCACACTCTGCTCCAGAGACAAGCCTCACACCCCACTAACacgtttctctttctttccagtaTGTGTCTAGTAGACGATCCATCACTCAGAACTCCGCAGAGCAAGGTAGCTTCCACCCACACCACCTTCCTCACCACCATCGCCACCACTGTCACCACAACCAACTGTATCAGCATGCCCGTCCCCGCCACCTCCACCACCAGGAGCCGGGACTGCACAGCGCTCAGGTGACACCCTGTATATGCCCACTGTTCTCCTGCCAGTGGGAAGGCCACCTGGAGGTGGTGGTTCCTCACCTGCGGCAAATCCACAGGATTGACATCCTGCAGGGGGCGGAGATAGTCTTCCTGGCCACGGACATGCACCTCCCCGCGCCAGCCGACTGGATCATCATGCACTCCTGCCTTGGCCATCACTTCCTGCTGGTGCTCAGGAAACAGGAACGACACGAAGGGCACCCTCAGTTCTTTGCCACcatgatgctgattgggaccccCACCCAGGCCGACTGCTTCACCTATCGCCTGGAGCTCAACAGAAACCACAGGCGGCTCAAATGGGAGGCCACCCCGAGATCTGTCCTGGAGTGTGTGGACTCAGTCATCACCGATGGGGACTGCTTGGTTCTTAACACTTCACTGGCCCAGCTCTTCTCTGACAACGGCAGCCTCGCCATTGGAATCGCCATCACTGAGACGGAGGTCGGAGCCAGGGATGCTGCGGAGATGTGAGACCAGGTGCATCTTGGACCGCTAGACCAGCAGGACCTTTTTATTACCCGtcgtctttcttttctttccttttcgtCTCAGGTAATTTGAGGTATTAGTATTCGTCTACCCATGGTCATTATATTATGTACGCAACTGTGATTCAAGATCTTGATGTGAAATCTGTCCCGTGTTGTTGGTAAAGTTTTGTAGAGCATTCAGAAGAGTCTACCAGAATAGTGATTTCCCACCCACGTTAGTCCCTTTCTTCCCTGCCTCCAAAGGCGGCAAGTACCACTGTTACCAGGAAAACCCGCTGTTACCAAGAAAACCACTGTTACCAAGAAAACCACTGTTACTAAGAAGCAAGGCACTGGAGCAAAGGAGACTAGGCTTCCAAACACatccttctttccatcttccgGCTGTTGCTGATAGAGCCTAACTCGTCCTGGGTGAGGCAGCACGTCTGGGGAGAAAACCCAGCCAGCGGTGATCTGCCCCTTTCCAGGAGCCTGGGGCTCAAGGCTAAGCTTCCTGAGCATGAGACAGTGTCTCCTCCACAGGCCGTGGAGTCACCTGGAGATAGCCTTTGTGTCAGAAGCACTCACTTGATCCGGGGGCCGGGAGACAGTGGTCAGATGAAAaaccccctctttcttttttttcaggttCTCCTGGTCTCCCTTCTGGGCCAcgcctttccctttccctttgcaatcaaacccccccccccccccatgttctCAGTGCTTTTCTGAAAAGCGCTTTGTCTCTGCTGAGGGAGGATAAGTAAAACGCCCgagaaaagcagacagaaagaagaacTTCTAACCTCTCACCTCCCTCCGGGaggatgctcctgcctcagtgagaccttttaaatgtataaattataaatcCGTCACCACCCCCCTTCACTAGAGGAACACTTCTTTTGTATCAGACAGAGAGTCAGCTACTCTGTTTGTTGATAGTTTATAAGGTCCATCATCAAACATAAGAACCCCAGAGAAAAGCAAATAGGACCTCCccgctggagagctggccctgacacACTCCAGGCCTCCCGAcgactccttcccttcctcttgaaCACACTCTGTATCCCTGCTCAGTACATAAATACGGCTGCTTCGNNNNNNNNNNNNNNNNNNNNNNNNNNNNNNNNNNNNNNNNNNNNNNNNNNNNNNNNNNNNNNNNNNNNNNNNNNNNNNNNNNNNNNNNNNNNNNNNNNNNNNNNNNNNNNNNNNNNNNNNNNNNNNNNNNNNNNNNNNNNNNNNNNNNNNNNNNNNNNNNNNNNN contains:
- the Siah3 gene encoding seven in absentia homolog 3, with amino-acid sequence MLFFTQCFGAVLDLIHLRFQHYKAKRVFSAAGQLVCVVNPTHNLKYVSSRRSITQNSAEQGSFHPHHLPHHHRHHCHHNQLYQHARPRHLHHQEPGLHSAQVTPCICPLFSCQWEGHLEVVVPHLRQIHRIDILQGAEIVFLATDMHLPAPADWIIMHSCLGHHFLLVLRKQERHEGHPQFFATMMLIGTPTQADCFTYRLELNRNHRRLKWEATPRSVLECVDSVITDGDCLVLNTSLAQLFSDNGSLAIGIAITETEVGARDAAEM